A genomic segment from Synchiropus splendidus isolate RoL2022-P1 chromosome 18, RoL_Sspl_1.0, whole genome shotgun sequence encodes:
- the srm gene encoding spermidine synthase isoform X5 gives MDNIKDGWFTETCTLWPGQAISLQVEEVLHHKKSKFQDVLVFKSKTYGNVLVLDGVIQCTERDEFAYQEMIANLPLCSHPCPKKVLIIGGGDGGVLREVVKHPLVESVVLCEIDEDVINVSKKFLPAMAKGFFDPKLSLHVGDGFEFMKKNQDAFDIIITDSSDPVGPAESLFKETYYQLMKTALKKDGILCSQGECQWLHLELIKEMQTFCKTLFPVVDYAYTTIPTYPSGQIGFMLCSKNHETHFQKPVKELSDEERESMQLKYYNTDIHKASFVLPEFARKVLNEA, from the exons ATGGACAACATAAAAGACGGCTGGTTTACGGAGACGTGCACGCTGTGGCCTGGCCAAGCTATTAGTTTGCAAGTGGAGGAGGTTCTCCATCATAAAAAATCCAAATTTCAGGATGTTTTGGTGTTCAAGAG TAAAACATATGGAAACGTCTTGGTTCTTGATGGAGTGATCCAGTGCACCGAAAGGGATGAATTTGCCTACCAAGAGATGATCGCCAACCTTCCTCTGTGCAGCCACCCCTGTCCTAAGAAG GTGCTGATTATCGGTGGTGGGGACGGCGGCGTGCTGAGAGAAGTGGTGAAGCATCCTCTGGTGGAGTCCGTGGTTCTGTGTGAGATTGATGAG GACGTCATCAATGTCTCCAAAAAGTTCCTCCCGGCGATGGCCAAGGGATTCTTCGACCCAAAACTTAGCTTACATGTAGGAGATGGGTTTGAATTCATGAAGAAGAACCAAGACGCTTttgacatcatcatcacagaCTCCTCGGATCCCGTCGGCCCAGCCGAGAGTTTGTTCAAAGAGACGTACTACCAGCTCATGAAGACGGCCCTGAAGAAAGACGGAATTCTCTGTTCTCAAG GAGAGTGTCAGTGGCTCCATTTAGAGTTGATAAAGGAGATGCAGACCTTCTGCAAGACCCTGTTCCCTGTGGTGGACTACGCCTACACCACCATCCCCACTTATCCCAGCGGGCAAATTGGATTCATGCTGTGCAGTAAAAATCAT GAAACACATTTCCAGAAACCAGTGAAGGAATTGTCCGACGAGGAGCGGGAAAGCATGCAGCTTAAATATTACAACACAGACATCCACAAAGCTTCGTTCGTTCTGCCAGAGTTCGCAAGGAAG GTTCTCAATGAAGCATGA